A window from Candidatus Kuenenbacteria bacterium encodes these proteins:
- a CDS encoding septal ring lytic transglycosylase RlpA family protein → MRKYIFLWVVVFLGMLAHSQEAASQRLGRINGRLGRLGQPNQNSSASVSAESKDARQAREMEEDRRLNIMADSIRQANRAKRARREKAWQDSVAQAVGNLATSNWDYTTQETFGAVPSGWSEYGLASNYGVGDTFHGRRMANGRIFNAYDPTLAAHKTLPFGTRVMVTDTRTGRSIFVTITDRGPYVAGRIIDLSYAGAKLLADDFVAKGTVPVRITPLLGGQMVGNWPTTSHRISQSPRPSHQAIDIDGETGDPVFAYANGMVTIAKNIGEYGNLIEINHGNFSTRYGHLHNFAVPASSYVYKGQIIGYMGNTGNARRGAKDGSHLHFEIIVGSQPVNPLPFLK, encoded by the coding sequence ATGAGAAAATATATTTTCTTATGGGTGGTGGTTTTTTTGGGGATGCTGGCGCATTCTCAAGAGGCCGCCTCGCAACGACTGGGGAGAATAAATGGTCGGCTCGGCCGCCTAGGCCAGCCAAACCAAAATTCTTCCGCTTCCGTCTCTGCCGAATCAAAAGATGCCCGGCAAGCCCGCGAGATGGAGGAAGACCGTCGGCTCAATATTATGGCAGACTCCATCCGCCAAGCCAACCGAGCCAAGCGGGCAAGACGCGAGAAGGCGTGGCAGGACAGCGTCGCCCAAGCAGTGGGCAACCTCGCCACCAGTAACTGGGACTATACCACCCAAGAAACATTTGGGGCAGTTCCTAGCGGTTGGTCCGAATACGGCCTCGCATCAAATTATGGTGTCGGCGACACTTTCCATGGCCGACGTATGGCCAATGGTCGGATATTTAATGCTTACGATCCGACCCTCGCCGCCCATAAAACCCTGCCATTTGGTACGCGTGTCATGGTGACAGACACACGCACTGGCAGAAGTATTTTTGTCACCATCACTGATCGGGGTCCCTATGTGGCCGGTCGTATCATTGACCTGTCATATGCCGGGGCAAAGCTCTTGGCAGATGATTTTGTTGCCAAAGGCACAGTCCCGGTCAGAATAACACCCCTGCTCGGTGGCCAAATGGTCGGCAACTGGCCAACCACCAGCCACCGTATCTCGCAATCTCCCCGTCCCAGCCACCAAGCTATCGACATCGACGGTGAGACAGGCGACCCGGTGTTTGCCTATGCCAATGGCATGGTCACTATTGCCAAAAATATTGGTGAGTATGGTAATCTAATTGAGATCAACCATGGAAATTTCTCAACCAGATATGGCCATCTGCACAACTTCGCCGTCCCAGCCAGTAGCTATGTCTATAAAGGTCAAATCATCGGCTATATGGGCAATACTGGCAATGCCCGACGGGGCGCCAAAGACGGCTCCCACCTGCATTTTGAAATCATCGTAGGTAGCCAACCCGTCAACCCGCTACCATTCCTGAAATAA
- a CDS encoding 30S ribosomal protein S20 produces MPQLKQSAKRLRQSRKKATVNKKIKDGIDYLYRQLKKTLDSKEIDKAKELAKQLSKSIDKACEKHIYQKNNAARKKSRLMKKLNSASKK; encoded by the coding sequence ATGCCTCAGCTAAAACAATCTGCCAAGCGTTTACGCCAGTCAAGAAAAAAAGCCACCGTCAATAAAAAAATAAAAGACGGTATTGATTATCTCTATCGCCAGCTTAAAAAGACTCTTGACTCCAAAGAAATAGACAAGGCCAAAGAGCTGGCCAAACAACTATCCAAATCTATAGACAAGGCCTGCGAAAAACATATCTACCAAAAAAATAACGCCGCCCGTAAGAAATCACGTCTGATGAAAAAACTGAATTCCGCTTCCAAGAAATAA
- the truB gene encoding tRNA pseudouridine(55) synthase TruB, giving the protein MFILINKPPGPTSHDIINQLRRLTGEKRIGHAGTLDPFAEGLLICAIGRESTRKINNFVKLDKGYLATLKLGLTSDTYDCTGHISEPRGYRHLTKKLISAALQKFIGEQFQTPPAFSAKKINGKKAYQLARQGKEFSLKPNKITIYKLQLKSYSPRAKTLKIEVCCSSGTYIRSLAHDLGQSLGCGAILEKLIRTQIGQYNLKKAVSPDRLTPDNWRDFVI; this is encoded by the coding sequence ATGTTTATCTTGATCAACAAGCCTCCCGGCCCCACTTCTCACGATATTATCAATCAACTCCGGCGGCTGACTGGTGAGAAGCGCATCGGTCATGCCGGCACCCTAGACCCTTTTGCTGAGGGCCTTTTGATTTGTGCTATCGGGCGCGAGTCTACTCGCAAAATCAACAATTTTGTCAAACTTGATAAGGGCTATCTTGCCACCCTAAAGCTTGGCCTGACTTCTGACACTTACGATTGCACCGGACACATAAGTGAACCAAGGGGGTATCGTCATCTAACCAAAAAGCTCATCTCTGCTGCTCTCCAAAAATTTATTGGTGAACAATTCCAAACACCACCCGCTTTCTCTGCCAAAAAAATCAATGGCAAAAAAGCTTATCAACTGGCCCGCCAAGGTAAAGAATTCAGCTTAAAACCAAACAAAATAACCATCTACAAACTTCAACTAAAATCCTATTCGCCAAGGGCCAAGACATTAAAAATTGAAGTTTGTTGTTCCTCTGGCACCTATATCCGCTCTCTAGCCCATGACCTTGGACAATCACTGGGCTGTGGCGCTATACTAGAAAAATTAATCCGCACCCAAATCGGCCAATATAATCTCAAAAAAGCTGTCTCACCAGATCGACTCACCCCTGACAATTGGCGAGATTTTGTAATTTGA
- the holA gene encoding DNA polymerase III subunit delta — MIIFLYGPDTFRSKEKLRMFKEKFIREVDKSGLNLVEVEAEKMAINDLNKAMATQSFLAKKRMVVVRDIFKQRKALQVELLELLKVGKFRDGKDDNILIFWDEEPDKRSALFKYLDGSKFKEEFSLLKNNELTSWVIKRVEKKGGKTSKRNAEVLASKSDGNLWALSGEIDKLLAISRGREISEADLEESSLVKIEDNIFNLTDAIGNKNSKLALKLLHDNLQAGANEIYLLTMIVRQFRILIQVRAALDEGQGDYRSMASELGLHPFVVQKAIAQASKYSIEQLKRIYKKLLEIDIKIKRGEDGATLLEMFVVEVGG; from the coding sequence ATGATCATATTTTTGTATGGGCCGGACACCTTTCGGTCCAAGGAAAAATTAAGGATGTTTAAAGAAAAATTTATTCGTGAGGTGGATAAATCTGGTTTGAATTTGGTGGAGGTGGAAGCAGAAAAAATGGCGATCAATGACCTCAACAAGGCTATGGCTACTCAGTCTTTTTTGGCTAAAAAAAGAATGGTTGTAGTGAGAGATATTTTTAAACAAAGAAAAGCTTTACAGGTAGAGCTTTTGGAGCTTTTGAAAGTAGGAAAATTTAGAGATGGCAAGGATGATAATATTTTGATTTTTTGGGACGAGGAGCCTGACAAGCGATCGGCTTTGTTCAAATATTTAGATGGGAGTAAATTTAAAGAGGAATTTTCTTTATTAAAAAATAATGAACTGACCAGTTGGGTGATAAAAAGAGTAGAAAAAAAGGGGGGCAAGACAAGCAAGAGAAATGCCGAAGTTTTGGCTAGTAAGTCCGATGGTAATCTGTGGGCGCTCTCGGGAGAGATAGATAAACTTTTGGCGATCAGCCGGGGGAGAGAAATAAGCGAGGCGGATTTGGAGGAGAGCAGTTTGGTAAAAATAGAGGATAACATTTTTAATTTGACTGATGCCATTGGTAATAAAAATAGCAAATTGGCCCTTAAATTATTACACGATAATTTGCAGGCCGGGGCGAATGAAATTTATCTTTTGACAATGATTGTCCGGCAGTTCCGGATATTGATCCAGGTCCGAGCGGCCTTGGATGAGGGCCAGGGGGATTATCGGAGTATGGCTAGTGAATTGGGATTGCACCCTTTTGTGGTGCAAAAAGCCATAGCGCAGGCAAGCAAATATTCCATAGAGCAACTAAAGAGGATTTACAAGAAACTTTTGGAGATTGACATAAAGATAAAAAGAGGGGAAGACGGAGCGACTCTTTTGGAAATGTTTGTGGTAGAAGTAGGCGGATAG
- the rsmA gene encoding ribosomal RNA small subunit methyltransferase A, with product MNNLDLKEQTKNLCKQLDIVPTKSKGQNFLISQGVLDKIITTADLSKEDVVLEIGPGLGILTEELTKRVGRVVAVELDRKLLGYLKDKFGQVKNLELVEGDVIKLLNYQIVKLLEGKKYKVVANLPYQITSHVLRLLLETDSGPSEMVLMVQKEVGERICATKGEMSVLAVMVQYYSRPEMVAVVGREDFWPVPEVDSAIIKLKTQNSKLKSKEDLFFKFIKVGFNGKRKMLKNNLRNIYSEQKVLAAFWELKIDSRARAEDLGVEEWKRLYQKLVG from the coding sequence ATGAACAATTTAGACTTAAAAGAACAAACAAAAAATTTGTGTAAGCAATTGGATATTGTGCCGACAAAGAGCAAGGGGCAGAATTTTTTGATTAGCCAAGGGGTTTTGGACAAGATTATCACAACGGCTGACTTGTCCAAAGAAGACGTGGTTTTGGAAATAGGGCCAGGACTGGGTATTTTGACCGAGGAATTGACCAAAAGAGTAGGCAGGGTAGTAGCGGTGGAATTGGATAGAAAATTGCTTGGTTATTTGAAAGATAAATTTGGACAGGTAAAAAATTTGGAGTTGGTAGAGGGGGACGTTATCAAATTGTTAAATTATCAAATTGTTAAATTATTAGAAGGTAAGAAATATAAAGTGGTGGCGAATTTACCTTATCAAATTACTTCCCATGTTTTGCGTTTATTGCTAGAGACGGATAGCGGTCCAAGTGAGATGGTTTTAATGGTACAAAAGGAGGTAGGTGAAAGAATTTGTGCCACGAAGGGAGAAATGTCGGTTTTGGCAGTGATGGTCCAATATTACAGTCGGCCAGAGATGGTGGCGGTGGTTGGTCGAGAAGATTTTTGGCCAGTGCCGGAGGTGGATAGCGCGATTATAAAACTCAAAACCCAAAACTCAAAACTCAAAAGCAAAGAAGATCTATTTTTTAAATTTATAAAAGTAGGGTTTAATGGGAAGAGAAAGATGTTAAAAAATAATTTAAGAAATATTTATTCAGAACAAAAAGTTTTGGCTGCTTTTTGGGAATTAAAGATTGATTCGAGAGCTAGGGCGGAGGATTTGGGAGTAGAGGAATGGAAAAGGTTATATCAAAAATTAGTCGGGTAG